A section of the Clostridia bacterium genome encodes:
- a CDS encoding TIGR02710 family CRISPR-associated protein, translated as MESEEKLSSRQGRGQANGVLRQGSGVGGIGRTDGAKVAYVGEAPGGCGQSTGGNLGHEADEEYIRALEQSLSERTRIWKSMPRGSEAARKEAENFYDQEIMPLLSEVFTYRERSKVRKQYDLLILSLGFSYQPLALCISILKPRRVLFLPSPDTREFMDLVIETTKLKPSQYTYREVDPANTADIYQAVKEVYEEWGRPANVAVDPTGGTKAMAAGIAMAGVMIGADLVYVNSKYSPALRRPEPGSEHLTYLVNPYAVFGDLEEELALNLYREGDYLGAARIWRRLASRVPDPEARRCEMLSALCLAYEAWDNLDWVEAAVKMREFIDAVERFGHTSSGKRLVPFTMETMSRLRKQMATVELLKRYFEPDNVPSGQSQASSRLRHLDLEFLQDLPAVIGLVGSIYQNALRRERQGKLDMASLLFYRIVEMLAQRRLATYGIDTHEPNYDNLPSDLLDRINQVCATPKSGLRPFRQLPSPISLVESYVVLAALGDAFTEGLSFSRLIGKVNARNYNIFAHGFEHFHLSSGENEPREYRQFKELTLERLEAWARVEGIDWMQEFAQLQFVGIDGEGPGS; from the coding sequence ATGGAATCTGAGGAGAAGCTATCTTCGAGGCAAGGCAGGGGCCAAGCCAATGGCGTGTTAAGGCAGGGCAGTGGGGTAGGTGGCATTGGCAGGACCGATGGCGCAAAGGTAGCTTATGTTGGCGAGGCACCCGGTGGCTGTGGTCAGTCGACCGGTGGCAACCTAGGTCATGAGGCAGATGAGGAATATATCCGTGCTCTCGAGCAATCCCTATCCGAGCGGACTCGCATCTGGAAAAGCATGCCGCGCGGCAGCGAAGCGGCCAGAAAAGAGGCCGAGAACTTTTACGACCAGGAGATCATGCCCCTCTTGAGCGAGGTTTTTACCTACCGTGAGCGCTCCAAGGTAAGGAAGCAGTATGATCTTTTGATCCTATCTTTGGGTTTCTCGTACCAGCCGTTAGCTCTCTGCATATCGATTTTAAAGCCCCGGCGGGTTCTCTTTCTTCCCAGCCCGGATACCAGGGAGTTTATGGATTTGGTAATAGAGACTACCAAGCTTAAGCCCAGCCAGTATACTTACCGAGAAGTCGATCCTGCTAACACTGCCGATATATACCAAGCGGTTAAGGAAGTCTACGAGGAGTGGGGGCGTCCGGCCAACGTAGCTGTGGATCCTACTGGGGGCACCAAAGCCATGGCTGCTGGGATCGCTATGGCCGGGGTGATGATAGGCGCTGATTTGGTTTACGTAAACAGCAAGTACTCCCCTGCCCTCCGCCGGCCCGAGCCGGGGAGCGAGCACCTGACTTACCTTGTTAATCCCTACGCTGTATTTGGAGACTTAGAAGAGGAACTGGCCCTGAACCTCTATCGAGAGGGCGATTATCTGGGTGCGGCCAGGATCTGGCGGCGCTTGGCCTCTAGAGTGCCGGACCCGGAAGCTAGGCGTTGCGAGATGCTTTCCGCCTTGTGCCTTGCGTACGAGGCGTGGGATAACCTGGACTGGGTTGAAGCGGCTGTCAAGATGAGGGAGTTCATAGACGCAGTTGAGCGTTTTGGGCATACCAGCAGTGGCAAGCGGCTGGTTCCTTTTACGATGGAAACTATGAGTCGGTTGCGTAAACAGATGGCTACCGTGGAACTTCTAAAACGCTATTTTGAACCTGACAATGTCCCTTCGGGCCAAAGCCAGGCTAGTTCGCGGTTACGACACTTGGACCTGGAGTTTCTCCAAGATTTGCCCGCCGTGATCGGATTGGTAGGGAGCATCTATCAGAACGCTTTGCGGCGCGAAAGGCAGGGGAAACTGGATATGGCTAGCTTGCTCTTTTACCGAATTGTGGAAATGCTGGCCCAGCGCCGTTTGGCTACTTATGGGATCGATACCCACGAGCCAAACTACGATAACCTGCCCTCGGATCTTCTCGACCGCATCAACCAGGTATGCGCTACACCTAAGAGTGGCTTGCGGCCTTTCCGTCAGCTGCCTAGTCCCATTTCCCTGGTTGAAAGCTACGTAGTTTTGGCTGCTCTTGGTGATGCTTTTACCGAAGGCCTTAGCTTTTCACGGCTCATAGGCAAGGTCAACGCTCGCAACTACAACATCTTTGCCCATGGTTTTGAACACTTCCACCTTTCCTCGGGGGAAAATGAGCCTAGGGAATATAGGCAATTCAAGGAACTGACCCTAGAGCGTTTGGAGGCCTGGGCCAGGGTTGAGGGCATCGATTGGATGCAAGAGTTTGCCCAGCTGCAGTTTGTTGGCATCGACGGGGAAGGACCAGGCTCGTGA